The Aspergillus chevalieri M1 DNA, chromosome 5, nearly complete sequence genome includes a region encoding these proteins:
- a CDS encoding CLPTM1 family protein (COG:S;~EggNog:ENOG410PIU3;~InterPro:IPR030434,IPR008429;~PFAM:PF05602;~TransMembrane:5 (o345-366i378-402o408-425i473-495o501-527i);~go_component: GO:0016020 - membrane [Evidence IEA];~go_component: GO:0016021 - integral component of membrane [Evidence IEA]) has translation MPEQIQQRGDSEQGSTFRSVLQAVGFFLLAQTIVGKFLGGNQQNAAPGSGPWAGAIPAFTDRPAPGEVSNYSPIPNIIAPMWPTDSALDMKIYVSPSIVIPTYSVLPSASLVLDERNFTIGNYSDTREIDTTISIPKEVQQNGTLWAHFYVGLTGTQLDPAAKDYSTDKAFHFFRPLNQYLPKKKVKKLKNLLASSEEPEKEEEDNTPNVQMVSYYHPNFTVSVIPDAGNQNYRSVHPAVRQHIQLESTGARDASGQNGWYYPMVFLNTFWQLRSHMTELNSTVDTMPLRITLNNLQNWKFSMVTSFDEGSKQNARQAAYGGQVPGGGDGSEFEMVKEVLLNTNIWLLGTTGVVTILHMVFETLAFKNDISHWRKKKDVIGTSVRTILANVFMQAVIFLYLMDNSENTSWMILASQGFGILLEAWKITKSVDVRLRAPPAGSFFSFLPYVIVFEDKHKLTETEKKTQEYDEIAFRWLYIFAVPLLGGYAVYSLMYETHKSWYSYIIETLVGSVYAYGFLMMVPSLYINYRLKSVAHMPGKALTYKFLNTFIDDLFAFTVKMPWLHRLSTFRDDIIFFIWLYQGWKYKVDYKRVNEFGQGGESDEEEEEKEGEEKVPSAPEQANASGSGKGDSKSARKRK, from the exons ATGCCAGAGCAAATACAGCAGAGAGGGGACTCGGAGCAGGGC TCCACCTTCCGGTCCGTCCTCCAGGCCGTGGGTTTTTTCTTGCTAGCCCAAACCATCGTTGGGAAATTCTTGGGCGGAAACCAGCAGAATGCAGCTCCTGGATCTGGCCCGTGGGCTGGTGCAATTCCAGCGTTCACGGATCGGCCAGCGCCCGGCGAAGTCTCGAATTACAGTCCTATCCCCAATATTATCGCTCCGATGTGGCCCACTGATAGTGCCCTGGACATGAAGATTTACGTTTCCCCATCGATTGTCATCCCTACTTACAGTGTGCTTCCGAGTGCGTCGCTTGTTCTTGACGAGAGGAACTTTACTATTGGAAACTACAGTGATACCCGGGAAATCGATACCACGATCAGTATCCCTAAGGAAGTGCAGCAGAACGGAACACTCTGGGCGCATTTCTACGTTGGACTCACTGGTACCCAGCTGGATCCTGCGGCCAAGGATTACAGCACTGATAAGGCCTTCCACTTTTTCCGTCCGCTCAACCAGTACCtcccgaagaagaaggtcaaGAAGCTTAAGAACTTGCTCGCGAGCTCTGAGGAGCccgaaaaggaagaggaggacaaTACTCCGAATGTGCAGATGGTGTCATACTATCATCCGAACTTCACGGTCTCTGTCATCCCTGACGCCGGTAACCAGAACTACCGCTCGGTTCACCCTGCCGTTCGACAGCACATTCAACTGGAgtcgactggtgctagaGATGCCAGTGGTCAGAATGGGTGGTATTATCCCATGGTCTTCTTGAACACTTTCTGGCAGCTCAGGAGTCATATGACGGAACTGAACTCTACTGTTGATACCATGCCGCTGCGCATCACGCTGAACAACCTGCAGAACTGGAAGTTCTCCATGGTTACCAGCTTTGATGAAGGTTCGAAGCAAAATGCTCGTCAGGCGGCATACGGTGGCCAGGTCCCGGGTGGCGGTGACGGCAGTGAGTTTGAGATGGTAAAGGAGGTCCTGTTGAATACGAACATCTGGTTGTTGGGCACCACTGGTGTGGTTACTATTCTTCACATGGTTTTCGAGACCTTGGCGTTCAAGAACGATATT TCTCACTggcgcaagaagaaggacgtGATTGGAACATCGGTCCGCACCATCCTTGCCAACGTCTTCATGCAGGCGGTCATTTTCCTGTACCTCATGGATAACAGTGAGAATACTTCCTGGATGATTCTCGCCAGCCAAGGTTTCGGAATTCTATTGGAGGCGTGGAAGATCACCAAGTCTGTTGACGTGCGCTTGCGTGCACCACCAGCCGgatctttcttttctttcctccccTATGTGATTGTGTTTGAGGACAAGCACAAGCTCACTGAGACAGAGAAGAAGACCCAGGAGTACGATGAAATCGCATTCCGCTGGCTGTACATCTTCGCTGTCCCGCTTCTGGGTGGGTATGCCGTGTACAGTTTGATGTACGAGACGCACAAGTCGTGGTACTCCTACATCATCGAGACTCTTGTCGGAAGTGTCTATGCTTACGGCTTCTTGATGATGGTTCCCAGCCTGTACATCAACTACCGTCTGAAG TCCGTTGCCCACATGCCCGGAAAGGCATTGACATACAAGTTCCTCAACACCTTCATCGAcgacctcttcgcctttaCCGTCAAGATGCCGTGGCTTCACAGACTTTCCACCTTCCGCGACgacatcatcttcttcatctggcTCTACCAAGGCTGGAAGTACAAGGTTGACTACAAACGTGTCAACGAATTCGGTCAGGGAGGTGAGAgcgacgaagaggaggaagaaaaagaaggagaggagaagGTCCCCTCTGCGCCGGAACAAGCCAACGCTTCTGGCTCTGGTAAGGGAGACTCCAAGTCTGCGCGAAAGCGCAAGTAG
- a CDS encoding Mis6 domain protein (COG:S;~EggNog:ENOG410PI1T;~InterPro:IPR012485;~PFAM:PF07778;~TransMembrane:1 (o526-548i);~go_component: GO:0000776 - kinetochore [Evidence IEA];~go_process: GO:0034508 - centromere complex assembly [Evidence IEA]) yields MPSDKETGSRPTRNLLDAVEHLESVAFIPAKQRHTDASQLAKTIVSDAYESGIPHVILERLLKILTSSTHLDQSTTTTLIKNLYPLEPVSSRVVTQVVCSLGPSKNKPTPATQALLLRWLLLVYDSLGDRAHLSKLYAVLFNYLDMISLRKPLCHLLSIITRRKHVKPFRIQALMELLRNTGGEEKELVSLLRVFKNYYPDIIVGDLGMMRKAGLVFKHPDPEWISHAKHLQETNAERSQISQQSSFQVVHRGLVKRSKAEIVVPDVQTSRVPHGRTSLEELRGVDHFVESIDKIELPNQIISTMGDRLAQKYLFLVQSDAASARLDGWLLSFLGDKLEQIRGGDEDDPETLKYILSLAADYVQYAKEVPAAIFSFVKAYLTLWNGRDNREQIFHLLEYLPVDSFDAIREGFLAPLEAAVLDDTLASRVAILEFYSSLVRQWGIRLRTEPSTSAESKPLSRLVSHAELLALSILEISPPTNAFDDSTQSKPATLSVLDFYSTLGELFSYASLNGNIRLTIPLSPTVYTLVFTPMSSIISIISSVLANYKSAFEASLTSEVLQSQTPNGSENLYPTQLVGQFNGYVMDICNLLWRNRGLNTEDPNALGCLIPASTVTLLTQYIRESNEVARERKRDSAFHYTLSSIFSLSHHAAMCNISAACFAEIEDENGVGEDKPRLKKPVTQKALSALEKGGGVKVSWQEYRLRMLDWLDAAGNRGIGDLMRSTMKALRKE; encoded by the exons ATGCCGTCTGACAAGGAAACAG GTTCCCGACCTACTAGAAACCTACTGGATGCGGTTGAACATTTGGAATCCG TTGCCTTTATCCCGGCCAAACAGCGCCACACAGACGCCAGCCAACTGGCCAAAACAATCGTCTCTGACGCGTACGAAAGCGGGATTCCCCATGTCATTCTCGAGCGTCTGTTAAAGATCCTCACATCAAGCACTCACCTCGACCAGAGCACCACCACGACTCTAATCAAAAACCTCTATCCTCTGGAACCTGTTTCATCCAGAGTCGTCACGCAGGTGGTATGCTCTCTCGGACCCAGCAAGAACAAACCCACGCCTGCGACCCAGGCGTTGCTGTTGCGATGGCTGTTGCTCGTATATGACTCCTTGGGAGATCGAGCGCATTTGTCGAAACTCTACGCGGTGCTTTTTAATTATCTGGATATGATTAGTCTGCGAAAGCCGTTGTGTCATTTGCTTTCGATTATTACCAGACGGAAGCATGTGAAACCATTTAGGATCCAGGCTCTTATGGAGCTGCTGAGGAATACTGGTggtgaggagaaggagctTGTCAGTTTGCTTAGGGTATTTAAGAATTACTACCCTGATATTATTGTGGGAGATTTGGGAATGATGAGGAAGGCCGGTTTGGTCTTTAAGCACCCCGATCCGGAGTGGATTAGCCATGCAAAGCATCTTCAAGAAACCAATGCAGAGAGGTCACAGATATCGCAGCAGTCAAGCTTCCAAGTCGTCCACCGCGGTCTAGTGAAGAGAAGCAAGGCGGAGATTGTGGTTCCGGACGTGCAAACTTCGCGAGTGCCCCATGGACGAACATCGCTGGAGGAACTACGTGGTGTTGACCATTTCGTCGAGAGCATTGATAAGATCGAGCTACCCAACCAAATTATATCGACTATGGGAGACAGACTGGCCCAGAAATACCTGTTTCTGGTTCAGTCGGACGCTGCGAGTGCTCGATTGGACGGTTGGCTGCTCAGCTTCCTGGGTGACAAGTTGGAGCAAATCCGTGGtggcgatgaagatgatcCGGAGACGCTCAAATATATACTCAGTCTGGCTGCTGACTATGTTCAATACGCAAAG GAAGTCCCGGCTGCAATCTTCTCCTTCGTAAAAGCGTACCTTACCTTGTGGAATGGCCGTGACAACAGAGAACAAATCTTCCATCTCCTGGAATATCTTCCCGTTGACTCTTTCGACGCAATACGCGAGGGATTCTTGGCTCCCCTAGAAGCTGCCGTTCTAGACGATACACTAGCTTCCAGGGTCGCCATTCTCGAGTTCTATTCTTCCCTAGTCCGCCAATGGGGCATTAGGCTCCGGACAGAGCCATCTACATCCGCGGAATCAAAGCCCCTAAGCCGACTCGTCTCGCACGCAGAACTCCTAGCCTTATCGATCCTCGAAATCTCCCCCCCAACCAACGCATTCGACGACTCCACCCAATCCAAACCAGCAACCCTCTCCGTCCTCGACTTCTACAGCACCCTAGGCGAACTCTTCTCCTACGCCTCCCTAAACGGCAACATCCGCCTCACAATCCCCCTCTCCCCAACAGTCTACACCCTCGTCTTCACACCCATGAGCTCCATCATCTCAATCATCAGCTCCGTCCTCGCAAACTACAAATCCGCCTTTGAAGCCTCTTTAACCTCCGAAGTCCTGCAGTCGCAAACACCAAACGGCAGCGAAAACCTCTACCCCACACAACTCGTCGGCCAGTTCAACGGCTACGTCATGGATATCTGCAACCTGCTCTGGCGAAACAGAGGTCTTAACACCGAGGATCCGAATGCGTTGGGGTGTTTAATTCCCGCTAGCACTGTTACGCTGCTTACGCAGTATATCCGGGAGTCGAACGAGGTTGCTCGTGAGCGGAAGCGTGATTCCGCCTTCCATTATACTCTCTCGTCGATATTCTCGCTCAGTCATCACGCTGCTATGTGTAATATCTCTGCTGCTTGTTTCGCGGAAATCGAGGATGAAAATGGGGTCGGGGAGGATAAGCCAAGGTTGAAGAAGCCTGTTACGCAAAAAGCATTGAGTGCGTTGGAAAAGGGTGGTGGCGTAAAAGTTAGTTGGCAGGAGTATAGACTACGGATGCTGGATTGGTTGGATGCGGCGGGAAATAGGGGGATTGGGGATTTGATGCGGAGTACGATGAAGGCGTTGCGGAAGGAATAA
- a CDS encoding post-initiation translation factor DPC29 (COG:K;~EggNog:ENOG410PIHS;~InterPro:IPR029072,IPR026564,IPR017856,IPR002876;~PFAM:PF01709) — protein MPTMMNRGLWQQYSRIGRQGSRAFREFNSSASLFSGHNRWSTIRHDKAKNDKAKSKERQIIVKDISSATQMWGPDPKYNPRLTLLLSNAKRAEIPKAVIEAAVARGQGISVTGQALEQVTIEAILPFSVAAVIECQTDQKARTLQDVRRAIKDVEGVVTPTTYLFEKKGRIIFENKDGASPDDYLDQAIEAGAADIVAGDDGRLAIFTGPTETKQVGENFSRLTGLNIEELEIIWDPNKETLVEVKDEEQIKGIEDMLGTIREDNSVRDIYLNTSREF, from the exons ATGCCTACCATGATGAACAGGGGACTATGGCAACAATATAGCCGGATTGGGCGCCAGGGGAGTAGAGCTTTCCGTGAGTTCAATAGCAGTGCCAGTCTCTTCTCAGGACACAACCGCTGGTCAACTATCAGACATGACAAGGCAAAGAATGACAAAGCAAAGAGCAAGGAACGGCAGATTATAGTCAAGGATATCAGCAGTGCTACTCAGA TGTGGGGACCTGATCCCAAATACAACCCCCGCCTGACACTACTACTCTCGAATGCCAAACGAGCTGAAATCCCAAAAGCAGTCATTGAAGCAGCCGTCGCACGAGGTCAGGGGATAAGCGTTACGGGCCAGGCTCTCGAACAAGTAACAATTGAGGCCATATTACCCTTTTCCGTAGCGGCGGTGATTGAATGCCAGACGGATCAGAAAGCCCGCACTTTGCAAGACGTACGCCGTGCTATCAAGGATGTGGAGGGGGTCGTAACGCCTACTACATACCTCtttgagaagaagggtaGAATAATATTCGAGAATAAGGATGGCGCGAGTCCTGACGACTACTTAGACCAGGCTATTGAGGCCGGTGCGGCTGACATCGTCGCAGGCGATGATGGTCGTCTTGCTATCTTTACTGGGCCAACTGAAACGAAACAGGTTGGAGAGAATTTCTCTAGATTAACCGGGCTCAATATTGAAGAGCTAGAAATCATTTGGGATCCGAATAAGGAGACGTTGGTGGAAGTGAAGGACGAGGAGCAGATTAAGGGTATTGAAGATATGTTGGGCACTATCCGGGAAGATAATAGCGTACGAGATATCTATTTGAACACGTCAAGGGAATTCTAA